One Natrinema marinum genomic window carries:
- a CDS encoding Fic family protein: MRTRELPEEAPGHYRESHPHPYYIPDKLPLSTRIDVDDELTELLADASFQLGRIDGISPTVDFSPVLYTSLVRLEAVETAEIEGADVDVDEVYAHHTRTGRDENVDVSRDLQEVLNAERALQKGFNAIKQGEPITLELLQSLHELLLENVRNEGEVVGDWRTTDVHLPSPYASQPPFVPPPHGSVPELMDSLETYIQMGGQHHPLVDLAITHYQFETIHPCEDGNGRLGRILIVLQLCAEGYLSEPYLYPSAYFNRNKQEYVEKMRAVSETGDWRDWITFFIEGIEVQARDSYERTQRLMDLRRDYEQRYPHQKTSHRLARGVFDMPYFTANDVQAEFDVSRQTAYNAIEELVSDGVLVETTGNQRNQEYKAIDIFDILERRPDH; this comes from the coding sequence ATGCGGACTCGAGAACTTCCGGAAGAGGCCCCCGGGCACTATCGCGAGTCTCATCCACATCCATACTACATCCCAGACAAGCTCCCTCTCTCGACACGGATCGATGTCGACGACGAACTCACGGAGCTTCTCGCCGATGCGTCCTTTCAGCTCGGCCGAATCGACGGTATCAGTCCAACCGTCGATTTCTCACCGGTACTCTACACGTCTCTCGTCCGGCTCGAGGCCGTCGAGACCGCGGAAATAGAAGGAGCTGATGTCGACGTGGACGAGGTATACGCCCACCATACTCGGACCGGCAGAGACGAGAACGTCGATGTGAGTCGGGACTTACAGGAGGTTCTGAATGCCGAGCGCGCCCTTCAAAAGGGATTCAACGCGATCAAACAGGGCGAGCCGATAACGCTCGAACTCCTCCAGTCGCTTCACGAACTGCTCCTCGAAAACGTTCGCAACGAAGGTGAGGTTGTCGGAGACTGGCGGACGACTGATGTCCACCTTCCCTCTCCGTACGCCAGCCAACCGCCGTTCGTTCCCCCGCCGCACGGATCGGTTCCCGAGCTGATGGACTCCCTGGAGACGTACATCCAGATGGGCGGCCAACATCACCCGCTCGTTGATCTCGCAATTACACATTATCAGTTCGAGACGATTCATCCCTGTGAGGACGGGAATGGTCGGCTTGGTCGCATTCTCATCGTGTTGCAACTCTGCGCTGAAGGATACCTGAGCGAGCCGTATCTCTATCCGAGCGCCTATTTCAATCGCAACAAGCAGGAGTACGTCGAGAAGATGCGCGCTGTGAGCGAAACCGGAGACTGGCGAGATTGGATTACGTTCTTCATCGAAGGGATCGAGGTACAGGCGCGAGACTCGTACGAGCGGACACAGCGGTTGATGGACCTTCGGCGCGACTACGAACAGCGGTATCCGCATCAGAAAACGAGCCATCGCCTCGCGCGGGGCGTCTTCGACATGCCGTACTTCACTGCCAACGATGTCCAAGCGGAGTTCGATGTCAGTCGACAAACCGCGTATAACGCCATCGAGGAGTTAGTGTCCGACGGTGTTCTCGTCGAGACGACCGGCAACCAGCGGAATCAGGAGTACAAAGCGATCGATATCTTCGACATCCTCGAGAGAAGGCCGGATCACTAG
- a CDS encoding ATP-binding protein, which produces MNLAFGARTNWGKSYGLQAYTERNAPEYDRTVLVDYKDEYTGLVESGLLQRLPLRPGTEELSRSEWRQIFEDNGSLQLARDGMTDDTWREAIATAIEALAQLEERTFLGLDEAHRLAPQDKGYPDAFDTLATTWHGDGMGVAWVTQRFAKLDEDICSQCQASMLGGFGSGNDLDKVRGIVEYPADVHKADAETCPRTLPDELLVDGEPLTLQRFTDAEGNTIGSEWIYSDDTTLRRIDSRDWTLESTHYGSDRVRIKHPFDD; this is translated from the coding sequence ATGAATCTCGCGTTCGGTGCTCGCACGAACTGGGGGAAGAGCTACGGCCTGCAGGCGTACACGGAGCGCAACGCGCCCGAGTACGATCGAACGGTCCTCGTCGACTACAAGGACGAGTACACCGGACTGGTTGAGTCGGGCTTGCTGCAGCGGCTCCCACTTCGACCCGGAACGGAGGAGCTGTCACGGTCCGAGTGGCGGCAGATCTTCGAAGACAACGGCAGCCTCCAATTGGCCCGTGACGGAATGACCGACGACACCTGGCGTGAGGCGATCGCGACGGCGATTGAGGCGCTTGCCCAACTCGAGGAACGCACGTTTCTGGGCTTGGACGAGGCTCATCGGCTCGCACCACAGGACAAGGGCTATCCCGATGCCTTCGACACGCTCGCGACGACGTGGCACGGTGACGGAATGGGCGTCGCGTGGGTCACCCAGCGCTTCGCGAAACTCGACGAGGACATCTGTTCGCAGTGTCAGGCGTCGATGCTTGGCGGCTTCGGCAGCGGGAACGACCTCGATAAGGTCCGCGGGATCGTCGAGTACCCGGCTGACGTTCACAAGGCCGACGCCGAGACCTGTCCGCGGACGCTTCCCGATGAGTTGCTCGTCGATGGCGAACCACTGACGCTGCAGCGGTTCACTGACGCCGAAGGGAACACGATCGGCTCCGAGTGGATTTATTCAGACGACACGACGCTCAGACGTATCGATTCACGCGACTGGACGCTCGAGAGCACGCACTACGGCAGCGACCGGGTCCGGATCAAACACCCCTTCGACGACTAA
- a CDS encoding antitoxin VapB family protein, whose product MSTSIRVSDETKAKLDRLKRDDESFDELLERLASDEEPITVGAWDSDTADRARDAIDRSRKSFER is encoded by the coding sequence ATGAGTACATCCATCCGTGTCTCGGACGAGACGAAAGCAAAACTCGACCGCCTCAAGCGCGACGACGAGAGTTTCGACGAGTTACTCGAGCGATTGGCGAGCGACGAAGAGCCGATCACCGTCGGTGCATGGGATTCGGATACCGCCGACCGGGCCCGCGACGCTATCGATCGATCGCGTAAGAGCTTCGAGCGATGA
- a CDS encoding PIN domain-containing protein — protein sequence MTFLDSSVIIDMLEGVDETVAFVESQDEPYLTSAICVYEVLAGTLGSGDTDLRAERQHFGGVHSLEFNEEIALEAARLQDELLSDGDRMAVRDLMIAATARSTGDHLVVADSDFQTAALESKMEVTNLRDD from the coding sequence ATGACGTTTCTCGATTCGTCGGTCATCATCGACATGCTCGAGGGCGTCGATGAAACTGTTGCATTCGTCGAATCACAAGATGAACCGTACCTCACGTCGGCGATCTGTGTCTACGAGGTCCTCGCCGGAACGCTCGGCAGCGGCGACACCGATCTCCGGGCGGAGCGCCAGCACTTCGGCGGCGTCCATTCGCTTGAGTTCAACGAGGAGATCGCGCTCGAGGCAGCTCGGCTACAAGACGAACTCCTCTCCGATGGCGACCGGATGGCCGTTCGCGATTTGATGATCGCGGCGACCGCCCGTTCGACCGGCGATCACCTCGTCGTTGCGGATTCGGACTTTCAGACGGCCGCGCTCGAGTCGAAAATGGAAGTGACGAATCTTCGGGACGATTGA
- a CDS encoding HNH endonuclease, whose product MGVVRREGEWRLEKVEEGLYDVTYDKTVEANIITSDYEPAVFNDRSAIGVPSYEADSPSEAKDIFDEIVANGSTSAISSFGPAVDSNIENRGAELRYSGGEVDENLADALEDLPPGGFALTLSLTGLIVLYSSSFTVGSPAFYLGSGMVMVGGAIFGWAAVLFSTSGAGEAWDFLTTVDSDEESSTTNSESNGETKRTPPAPQSLKDELYFDRADQQCEWCGERVDQPEVHHIEPRSEGGPNKPSNLIVLCPGCHAKADRGGISKTKLRSKVRRLTEST is encoded by the coding sequence ATGGGCGTTGTACGGCGAGAGGGAGAATGGCGACTTGAGAAGGTTGAGGAGGGGCTCTACGATGTAACATACGATAAGACTGTAGAGGCTAATATCATTACTTCTGACTATGAACCCGCTGTCTTCAACGATCGATCTGCTATCGGCGTGCCCAGTTATGAGGCAGACTCTCCTTCAGAAGCTAAAGATATATTTGATGAAATAGTCGCAAATGGATCTACCTCTGCAATCAGTAGCTTCGGACCGGCTGTTGACTCTAATATCGAAAATAGAGGAGCAGAACTCAGATATTCTGGAGGCGAAGTCGATGAAAATCTCGCTGATGCGCTTGAGGATCTTCCACCAGGAGGATTTGCACTGACATTATCACTAACCGGTCTGATTGTCCTCTATTCATCTAGCTTTACCGTTGGATCACCAGCGTTCTATCTCGGTAGCGGGATGGTGATGGTCGGGGGAGCAATTTTCGGTTGGGCTGCCGTGCTGTTCTCTACAAGCGGAGCAGGTGAAGCATGGGATTTCCTCACGACGGTAGATAGCGATGAGGAATCAAGTACCACGAACAGTGAATCTAATGGGGAGACTAAACGGACACCGCCTGCACCACAATCACTGAAGGATGAGTTGTATTTTGATCGAGCTGATCAACAGTGCGAGTGGTGTGGTGAGCGTGTTGATCAACCAGAGGTCCATCATATCGAACCACGTAGCGAAGGCGGTCCAAATAAGCCATCCAACCTGATTGTTCTGTGTCCCGGATGTCACGCGAAAGCCGACAGAGGCGGAATTTCAAAGACAAAGCTTCGCTCAAAAGTTCGGCGACTTACTGAATCGACGTAG
- a CDS encoding CBS domain-containing protein, which yields MTKSVRTIPPETTACDVATLFAEQDTGSAVVVDPETGEYSGIVTKSDIMQQVAAGADIESVRVATFLSTPLVTIDSTEDIHTAAMLMKEHSIQRLPVTDDGDLVGVLTTTDLTHYLPRLRNTILRRRNDLTSQ from the coding sequence ATGACAAAGTCAGTTCGAACGATTCCGCCGGAGACGACAGCCTGTGATGTGGCGACACTGTTCGCGGAACAGGATACCGGCTCGGCAGTCGTGGTCGATCCCGAGACAGGTGAGTACAGCGGTATCGTCACTAAGTCCGATATCATGCAACAGGTGGCAGCGGGGGCTGATATCGAATCCGTTCGTGTCGCTACGTTTCTGAGTACGCCACTCGTCACGATCGACAGCACAGAGGACATCCATACCGCGGCCATGCTGATGAAAGAGCACTCGATCCAGCGACTCCCGGTCACCGACGATGGCGACCTCGTCGGCGTCCTCACAACGACTGACCTCACACACTATCTGCCTCGCCTCAGGAACACGATCCTCCGTAGACGAAACGACCTGACCAGTCAGTGA
- a CDS encoding tyrosine-type recombinase/integrase has translation MNLQQHENRDDMKVWLSQNEVEQLLEAADDTQQRIAFALGARCGLRSHEVLDVAPEDIVDTDAGTMLRVWHGKGDKFRETPVPRDLATTIRTVDDVRDAPSSSSLVKITSTRSLRRWVRSAADQLYDETGDAGWDHLGFHDLRRTWATALASDDVDPLLVCDWGGWNDLETFLEHYRGSYSPEAQQRERGKVDWL, from the coding sequence ATGAATCTGCAACAGCACGAGAACCGCGACGACATGAAGGTCTGGCTTAGCCAGAACGAAGTAGAACAGTTGCTCGAGGCTGCCGACGATACCCAGCAGCGGATCGCGTTCGCACTTGGGGCGCGGTGCGGGCTCCGCTCACACGAGGTCCTCGACGTTGCGCCGGAGGATATCGTCGATACCGACGCCGGGACGATGCTCCGCGTGTGGCACGGGAAGGGAGACAAGTTCCGTGAGACGCCGGTCCCGCGAGATCTCGCGACGACTATCCGGACGGTCGACGACGTACGCGACGCACCGTCCAGCTCGTCGCTCGTCAAGATCACGAGTACGCGGTCACTCCGACGATGGGTTCGATCGGCGGCCGACCAACTGTACGACGAGACGGGAGACGCTGGGTGGGACCATCTCGGCTTCCACGATCTCCGCCGTACCTGGGCGACCGCGCTCGCCTCCGACGATGTTGATCCGCTCCTGGTCTGTGACTGGGGCGGATGGAACGACCTCGAGACCTTCCTCGAGCATTATCGGGGTAGCTACAGCCCCGAGGCGCAACAGCGAGAGCGAGGAAAAGTAGACTGGCTGTAG